The proteins below come from a single Dendropsophus ebraccatus isolate aDenEbr1 chromosome 15, aDenEbr1.pat, whole genome shotgun sequence genomic window:
- the LBH gene encoding protein LBH isoform X1, giving the protein MSVFYPIPCTDYLRSAEMTEVIMNTQPMDEIGLSPRKDSYQIFPDPSDFERCCKLKDRLPSIVVEPTEGDVESGELRWPPEEFLVEEEKESNCDTQKDNKEQ; this is encoded by the exons ATGTCTGTATTTTACCCTATTCCTTG CACTGACTACCTGAGATCAGCTGAGATGACTGAGGTTATAATGAACACTCAGCCCATGGACGAGATCGGTCTAAGCCCTCGCAAAGATTCCTATCAG ATCTTCCCAGATCCCTCAGACTTCGAACGATGCTGCAAACTGAAGGATCGGCTTCCCTCCATTGTGGTGGAGCCCACAGAAGGCGATGTGGAGAGCGGAGAACTGAGATGGCCTCCCGAAGAGTTCTTGGTGGAAGAGGAGAAGGAATCAAACTGCGACACACAAAAAGACAACAAGGAGCAGTAA
- the LBH gene encoding protein LBH isoform X2 — protein sequence MTEVIMNTQPMDEIGLSPRKDSYQIFPDPSDFERCCKLKDRLPSIVVEPTEGDVESGELRWPPEEFLVEEEKESNCDTQKDNKEQ from the exons ATGACTGAGGTTATAATGAACACTCAGCCCATGGACGAGATCGGTCTAAGCCCTCGCAAAGATTCCTATCAG ATCTTCCCAGATCCCTCAGACTTCGAACGATGCTGCAAACTGAAGGATCGGCTTCCCTCCATTGTGGTGGAGCCCACAGAAGGCGATGTGGAGAGCGGAGAACTGAGATGGCCTCCCGAAGAGTTCTTGGTGGAAGAGGAGAAGGAATCAAACTGCGACACACAAAAAGACAACAAGGAGCAGTAA